In the genome of Populus trichocarpa isolate Nisqually-1 chromosome 6, P.trichocarpa_v4.1, whole genome shotgun sequence, one region contains:
- the LOC18100262 gene encoding pectinesterase/pectinesterase inhibitor PPE8B, producing MTFSHPTRMSKISTLSLFLLLLTFFLPVCTARASSITDDLQNNCLKVPVNQFVGSLTSTLDIIRDVISIISNFGNVFGDIRLTNAITDCLDLLDFSADELSWSMSASQNPNGKHNSTGDLSSDLRTWLSAALVNQDTCIEGFDGTNNILKGLVSGSLNQITSSVQELLKNVDPHTNSKSSGGGFSGSKSGNNDRFPSWVKHEDRKLLVLNGVTPNVIVAADGTGNFTKIMDAVAAAPDYSMHRHIIYIKKGVYNEYVDIKKKKWNLMMVGEGMNATIITGNRNFIDGWTTFRSATFAVSGRGFIARDITFENTAGPSKHQAVALRSDSDLSVFFRCEIKSYQDSLYTHTMRQFYRECRVSGTVDFIFGDATAVFQNCQILARKGLPDQKNTVTAHGRKDPNQPTGYSFQFCNISADIDLLPYVNSSYTYLGRPWKNFSRTIIMQSYMSNAIRPEGWLEWNGNVYLDTLYYGEYINYGPGAGVGRRVRWPGFHMLNDSTQANNYTVAQFIQGNLWLPSTGVRYTAGLEV from the exons ATGACTTTTTCACACCCCACTAGAATGTCTAAAATCTCAACTCTTTCACTCTTCCTTTTGTTGCTTACATTTTTCCTCCCTGTATGTACTGCACGTGCAAGTTCCATCACTGATGATCTCCAGAATAACTGCTTGAAGGTACCTGTAAATCAATTTGTGGGATCTTTGACGAGCACTCTTGATATAATCCGAGATGTCATCTCTATAATCTCAAATTTCGGCAATGTTTTTGGTGACATTCGCCTTACCAATGCCATAACTGATTGTCTTGACTTGCTCGACTTCTCTGCTGATGAGTTGAGCTGGTCCATGTCTGCTTCCCAGAATCCTAATG GTAAACACAACAGCACCGGCGATTTGAGTTCTGATTTAAGGACATGGTTAAGTGCTGCACTTGTTAACCAGGACACATGCATTGAAGGATTTGATGGTACTAACAACATTCTTAAAGGTCTGGTGTCAGGTAGCCTTAACCAAATCACTTCATCAGTCCAAGAACTTCTCAAGAACGTGGACCCACATACCAACTCCAAGTCCAGTGGAGGTGGCTTCAGTGGTAGCAAAAGTGGCAATAATGACCGATTTCCTTCATGGGTTAAGCATGAAGACCGCAAATTGTTAGTCTTAAATGGGGTCACTCCTAATGTAATTGTAGCAGCAGATGGGACTGGGAATTTCACTAAGATAATGGATGCAGTAGCAGCTGCACCTGATTATAGCATGCATCGACACATCATTTACATTAAGAAAGGTGTGTACAATGAATATGTGGAcatcaagaagaagaaatggaatcTGATGATGGTCGGAGAGGGTATGAATGCTACAATCATTACCGGTAACCGGAACTTTATCGATGGTTGGACAACTTTTCGCTCTGCAACCTTCG CGGTCAGCGGCAGAGGATTCATAGCTCGAGACATCACTTTTGAGAACACCGCAGGACCTTCAAAACACCAAGCAGTTGCTCTCCGATCTGATTCAGACCTATCAGTCTTCTTCCGGTGTGAAATTAAGAGCTACCAGGATTCACTCTATACACATACAATGCGTCAATTCTACCGGGAATGCCGTGTGAGTGGGACGGTGGATTTCATTTTCGGTGATGCAACTGCAGTGTTCCAAAACTGCCAGATTCTAGCCAGAAAAGGCCTACCAGACCAAAAGAACACGGTAACAGCTCATGGTCGGAAGGACCCAAATCAACCAACAGGCTACTCTTTCCAATTTTGCAACATCTCAGCAGATATTGATCTCTTGCCTTATGTCAACTCCTCCTACACTTACCTTGGCAGACCCTGGAAAAATTTCTCAAGAACCATAATTATGCAATCCTACATGAGCAATGCTATAAGACCAGAAGGATGGCTGGAGTGGAATGGCAATGTGTATTTGGATACTTTGTACTACGGCGAATACATCAACTATGGCCCAGGAGCTGGTGTAGGTAGGAGGGTTAGGTGGCCTGGATTTCATATGTTGAACGATTCCACGCAGGCTAATAATTACACAGTGGCCCAATTCATTCAAGGCAACTTGTGGTTGCCATCAACAGGAGTGAGATACACAGCAGGATTGGAAGTTTAG